The following coding sequences lie in one Rutidosis leptorrhynchoides isolate AG116_Rl617_1_P2 chromosome 4, CSIRO_AGI_Rlap_v1, whole genome shotgun sequence genomic window:
- the LOC139841732 gene encoding uncharacterized mitochondrial protein AtMg00810-like, whose amino-acid sequence MATPMATNMKLTFEGEGEPFDSTKYRGMIGSLLYLTTGRPDIMFSVCVCARFQENPKTSHVEAVKRIFRYLKGTMHLGLWYPKFTGVDIMCFTDFDHGGSMIDRKSTSEVCTFMGLCLTSWFSKKKTFVALSTTEAEYVVMGRACVQVL is encoded by the coding sequence atGGCGACTCCCATGGCAACAAATATGAAACTTACTTTTGAAGGAGAAGGAGAACCGTTTGATAGTACTAAATATAGGGGAATGATTGGATCCCTTCTATATTTAACGACAGGTCGGCCCGACATCATGTTTAGTGTGTGCGTGTGTGCAAGATTTCAAGAAAATCCAAAGACATCGCACGTAGAGGCcgttaaaaggatctttagatACTTAAAGGGGACAATGCATCTTGGGTTATGGTATCCAAAGTTCACCGGGGTTGATATTATGTGCTTTACGGATTTCGATCACGGAGGATCAAtgattgatagaaaaagcacaagtGAAGTATGCACGTTCATGGGGCTTTGCTTAACATCATGGTTCTCGAAGAAGAAAACATTCGTTGCATTGTCTACCACGGAAGCCGAATATGTGGTTATGGGAAGAGCATGCGTACAAGTGTTGTAA